From a single Desulfovibrio sp. ZJ209 genomic region:
- the ribE gene encoding 6,7-dimethyl-8-ribityllumazine synthase: protein MSDITTIAGQLDARGLKVGLVAARFNDFIVDRLVAGAVDYLTRHGLDPATLTIVRVPGAFELPLVCRKLVTAHRFDGLVALGAVIRGATPHFDYVCAEATKGIAHTMLESGTPIGFGLLTCDTIEQAIERAGSKAGNKGVEAAAAMLETVRVLEQL, encoded by the coding sequence ATGAGCGACATCACCACCATCGCCGGGCAGCTCGACGCCCGCGGCCTGAAGGTCGGCCTTGTGGCCGCGCGCTTCAATGACTTCATCGTCGACCGCCTCGTGGCCGGCGCCGTGGACTATCTCACGCGCCACGGCCTCGACCCGGCGACGCTCACCATCGTGCGCGTGCCAGGCGCCTTCGAGCTGCCGCTCGTCTGCCGCAAGCTCGTGACCGCGCACAGGTTCGACGGCCTCGTGGCGCTCGGCGCGGTCATCCGGGGGGCGACGCCGCACTTCGACTATGTGTGCGCCGAGGCCACCAAGGGCATCGCGCACACCATGCTCGAATCGGGCACGCCCATCGGCTTCGGCCTGCTCACCTGCGACACCATCGAGCAGGCCATCGAGCGCGCGGGCTCCAAGGCGGGCAACAAGGGCGTGGAAGCCGCCGCCGCCATGCTGGAGACCGTCCGCGTTTTGGAGCAGCTCTAG
- a CDS encoding riboflavin synthase, with the protein MFTGIIQCEGEVVGLREMAAERRFRIRPAEPFSHLTDGESIAVSGVCLSVEEHDRDTFTAYASAETVSRTTLGALGAGGRVNLERALAVGDRLGGHMVSGHVDCVAVVKSIGRRGESLCCRLDFPAAYGGEVIPKGSVALDGISLTVNACGPDFLEVNVIPDTRRRTTMGAWRPGSRVNMETDLVGKYVAHLLAPWQEAVRGGGLRPGAPRHSAPAGGLTLDTLRGAGFL; encoded by the coding sequence ATGTTCACCGGCATCATCCAGTGCGAGGGCGAGGTCGTCGGCTTGCGGGAGATGGCGGCGGAACGCCGCTTCCGCATCCGGCCGGCCGAGCCCTTCAGCCACCTCACGGATGGCGAATCCATCGCGGTGAGCGGCGTCTGCCTCTCCGTGGAGGAGCATGACCGCGACACGTTCACGGCCTATGCCTCCGCCGAGACCGTGAGCCGCACCACCCTTGGGGCGCTCGGCGCGGGCGGCCGCGTGAACCTCGAGCGCGCGCTGGCCGTGGGCGACCGCCTGGGCGGCCACATGGTCAGCGGGCATGTGGATTGCGTGGCCGTGGTGAAGAGCATCGGGCGCCGGGGCGAATCCCTGTGCTGCCGGCTCGATTTTCCCGCGGCCTACGGGGGCGAGGTCATCCCCAAGGGCTCGGTGGCGCTCGACGGCATCAGCCTCACGGTGAACGCCTGCGGCCCGGATTTTCTCGAGGTCAACGTCATCCCCGACACGCGGCGGCGCACCACCATGGGCGCCTGGCGCCCCGGGAGCCGCGTCAACATGGAGACCGACCTCGTGGGCAAGTATGTGGCCCACCTGCTCGCGCCCTGGCAGGAAGCGGTGAGGGGAGGGGGCCTTCGCCCCGGCGCGCCCCGCCACAGCGCCCCGGCGGGCGGCCTGACCTTGGACACCCTGCGCGGCGCCGGATTTTTGTGA
- the ribD gene encoding bifunctional diaminohydroxyphosphoribosylaminopyrimidine deaminase/5-amino-6-(5-phosphoribosylamino)uracil reductase RibD, with amino-acid sequence MREAIALAKRGRWHTAPNPMVGAVLVRDGEVVARGWHHGAGQPHAEVECLKDAAERGVDLASCTLVVTLEPCCHHGKTPPCTGAILAAGIRRVVYGFRDPNPVAGGGAALLAAAGVEVIGPVLEAECRDLVADFLVWQTTERPYVLLKLAATLDGRIATRNGVSQWISGPESRRKVHGLRAGVGRAGGAVLVGGATFRADDPQLTARDVGDADAPLRQPLACVLTSRLPAPDGARLVRERPEETVFFVMPAGAASAEAQALRAIGVRVFALAASPGGVPHFSTMLRILRQELGCLYVLCEGGSYLALGMLEAGLVDEFHLHLAPLILGDAEARPLFAGRTPLDLDEGLRLRLCGLERCGEDAHLLLRPRPDTGERGGERA; translated from the coding sequence ATGCGCGAGGCCATCGCGTTGGCGAAACGCGGACGCTGGCACACCGCGCCCAATCCCATGGTCGGGGCGGTGCTCGTGCGCGATGGCGAGGTCGTTGCGCGCGGCTGGCACCACGGCGCGGGCCAGCCGCATGCCGAGGTGGAATGCCTCAAGGACGCTGCGGAAAGGGGAGTGGACCTCGCGTCGTGCACGCTCGTGGTCACTTTAGAGCCCTGCTGCCATCACGGCAAGACGCCCCCCTGCACGGGCGCCATCCTCGCCGCCGGCATCCGCCGCGTGGTCTACGGCTTCAGGGACCCCAATCCGGTGGCGGGCGGGGGCGCGGCCTTGCTGGCAGCGGCCGGCGTTGAGGTTATCGGCCCGGTGCTGGAGGCGGAATGCCGCGATCTCGTGGCGGATTTCCTCGTCTGGCAGACTACCGAGCGCCCCTATGTGCTGCTCAAGCTGGCCGCCACCCTCGATGGCCGCATCGCCACGCGCAACGGCGTTTCGCAGTGGATCAGCGGGCCCGAATCCCGCCGGAAGGTTCACGGACTGCGCGCGGGTGTGGGGAGGGCCGGCGGGGCCGTGCTGGTGGGCGGGGCCACCTTCCGCGCGGACGACCCGCAACTGACCGCACGGGACGTTGGTGACGCAGATGCGCCCCTGCGCCAGCCGCTCGCCTGCGTCCTCACCTCGCGCCTTCCCGCGCCCGACGGCGCGCGCCTTGTGCGCGAGCGCCCGGAGGAAACGGTCTTCTTCGTCATGCCGGCCGGGGCGGCCTCGGCCGAGGCGCAGGCCCTGCGCGCCATTGGCGTGCGCGTGTTCGCCCTCGCGGCGTCGCCGGGGGGCGTGCCGCATTTTTCCACCATGCTCCGCATCTTGCGGCAGGAGCTGGGCTGCCTCTATGTGCTTTGCGAGGGCGGGAGCTACCTCGCCCTTGGCATGCTCGAGGCGGGCCTCGTGGACGAGTTTCACCTGCACCTCGCGCCGCTCATCTTGGGCGATGCCGAGGCGCGGCCCCTCTTTGCCGGGCGCACGCCGCTGGACCTGGACGAGGGGCTGCGCCTCAGGCTCTGCGGGCTCGAGCGCTGCGGCGAGGACGCGCACCTGCTCCTCCGGCCGCGGCCGGACACCGGGGAGCGGGGCGGGGAGCGGGCCTGA
- a CDS encoding cytidine/deoxycytidylate deaminase family protein translates to MERLPWPDYFMSITRLVSLRSTCTRRRVGAVAVKDKRILATGYNGPPAGTPHCLEVGCLRQRLGIPSGQRHEICRGLHAEQNVIIQAAVHGISIAGATLYCTTQPCVLCAKMLINCGIREIFYAEAYPDELATTMLREAGVPMEQLAVDWLPEGAGAACACGQGAE, encoded by the coding sequence ATGGAACGACTGCCCTGGCCTGACTACTTCATGAGCATCACCCGGCTCGTGAGCCTGCGCTCCACCTGCACGAGGCGCCGGGTGGGCGCGGTGGCCGTCAAGGACAAGCGCATCCTCGCCACGGGCTACAACGGGCCCCCGGCCGGCACGCCGCACTGCCTCGAGGTGGGGTGCCTGAGGCAGCGGCTCGGCATCCCCTCGGGCCAGCGGCACGAGATCTGCCGTGGCCTGCACGCGGAGCAGAACGTCATCATCCAGGCGGCCGTCCACGGCATCAGCATCGCCGGGGCCACGCTCTACTGCACCACGCAGCCCTGTGTGCTCTGCGCCAAGATGCTCATCAACTGCGGCATCCGCGAGATCTTCTACGCCGAGGCCTATCCCGACGAGCTCGCCACCACCATGCTCCGCGAGGCCGGCGTGCCCATGGAGCAGCTTGCCGTGGACTGGCTGCCCGAAGGCGCGGGCGCGGCCTGCGCCTGCGGACAGGGGGCGGAATAA
- the glyA gene encoding serine hydroxymethyltransferase: MDELILQDPELANAIVLESDRQMSKLELIASENFVSAAVREAQGSVLTHKYAEGYPGKRYYGGCEYVDMVEEMARDRARRLFNCAHANVQPHSGSQANMAVYFACLKPGDTILGMNLSHGGHLTHGSPVNFSGRLFNVVSYGVRKDTGRIDYDEVAALAREHMPAMIVAGASAYPRFLDFARFRAIADEVGALLMVDMAHIAGLVAAGLHESPIPYAHVTTTTTHKTLRGPRGGMILADEANMKRVDSQIFPGMQGGPLMHVIAAKAAAFGEALRPAFARYAKRVVENAAALADGLKAAGFELVSGGTDNHLLLVDLTNLDVTGKDAESALDAAGITVNKNTIPFETRSPFVTSGIRLGSAALTTRGLTREDMATVAGFIAETIAKRGDAQTLAAIRGRVTEFARQFPLFSW; this comes from the coding sequence ATGGATGAACTCATTCTCCAGGACCCCGAACTCGCCAACGCCATCGTTCTCGAATCCGACCGCCAGATGAGCAAGCTCGAGCTCATCGCGTCGGAAAACTTCGTTTCCGCGGCCGTGCGCGAGGCCCAGGGGAGCGTGCTCACCCACAAGTATGCCGAGGGCTATCCCGGCAAGCGCTATTACGGCGGCTGCGAATATGTGGACATGGTGGAGGAGATGGCCCGCGACCGCGCGCGGCGCCTCTTCAACTGCGCCCATGCCAACGTGCAGCCCCATTCCGGCTCGCAGGCCAACATGGCCGTGTATTTCGCCTGCCTCAAGCCCGGCGACACCATCCTCGGCATGAACCTCTCCCACGGCGGCCACCTCACCCACGGCAGCCCGGTGAATTTTTCGGGGCGCCTCTTCAACGTGGTGTCCTACGGCGTGCGCAAGGACACGGGCCGTATCGATTACGACGAAGTGGCGGCGCTCGCGCGGGAGCACATGCCGGCCATGATCGTGGCCGGGGCCAGCGCCTATCCGCGCTTTCTCGACTTCGCGCGCTTCCGCGCCATCGCCGACGAAGTGGGCGCCCTGCTCATGGTGGACATGGCCCATATCGCGGGCCTCGTGGCCGCCGGCCTGCACGAGAGCCCCATCCCCTACGCCCACGTGACCACCACCACCACGCACAAGACCCTGCGCGGTCCCCGCGGCGGCATGATCCTCGCGGACGAGGCCAACATGAAGCGCGTGGACAGCCAGATCTTCCCCGGCATGCAGGGCGGCCCGCTCATGCACGTCATCGCCGCCAAGGCCGCGGCCTTCGGCGAGGCGCTGCGCCCGGCCTTCGCCCGCTACGCGAAGCGCGTGGTGGAGAACGCCGCGGCCCTCGCAGACGGGCTCAAGGCCGCCGGCTTCGAGCTCGTTTCCGGCGGCACGGACAACCACCTGCTCCTCGTGGACCTGACGAACCTCGATGTCACGGGCAAGGATGCGGAAAGCGCGCTGGACGCGGCCGGCATAACGGTCAACAAGAACACCATCCCCTTTGAGACGCGCTCGCCCTTCGTGACTTCCGGCATCCGCCTCGGGAGCGCGGCCCTGACCACGCGCGGCCTCACCCGCGAGGACATGGCGACCGTTGCCGGCTTCATCGCCGAAACTATCGCGAAGCGCGGCGACGCCCAGACCCTTGCGGCCATCCGCGGCCGCGTTACGGAGTTCGCGCGCCAGTTCCCGCTCTTTTCGTGGTAG
- the fabF gene encoding beta-ketoacyl-ACP synthase II has translation MNRPRVVITGVSGITPLANDIDTTWKRLLAGESGIGPITLFDASDYTSRIAGEVKDFSPEEWIPAKQVRRMDRFTQFAVAAAKMLLADSGLEITPENAEDVAVILGIGLGGLRTIETWHAKLLEAGPSKISPFLIPMLISNMGPGQISIFTGAKGPNIVTTTACASGIHAIGTAYSEIVLGRAKSVITGGVEATITPLGVAGFTALKALSTHYNDEPTKASRPFDAKRDGFVIGEGAGLLMLEDLESAKARGARIYAEVVGYGASGDAYHMTAPHETGEGMAAAMTRALRDAGLKPEAVEHINAHGTSTQLNDSTETKAMKIAFGDHAKNLKISATKSMTGHLLGAAGGIESVFTALALRDEVLPGTINLEFPDPACDLNYLSGGTERVACEYGMCNSFGFGGTNASVIFKKWTD, from the coding sequence ATGAACCGACCCCGCGTAGTGATCACCGGCGTTTCCGGCATCACGCCGCTCGCCAATGACATCGACACCACCTGGAAGCGCCTCCTCGCGGGGGAATCCGGCATCGGCCCCATCACGCTCTTCGATGCGTCCGACTACACCTCGCGCATCGCGGGCGAAGTGAAAGATTTTTCGCCCGAGGAGTGGATACCGGCCAAGCAGGTGCGGCGCATGGACCGCTTCACCCAGTTCGCCGTGGCCGCCGCCAAGATGCTCCTCGCCGACTCGGGCCTTGAGATAACGCCGGAAAACGCCGAAGATGTCGCCGTCATCCTCGGTATCGGCCTCGGCGGCCTGCGCACCATCGAGACCTGGCACGCAAAGCTGCTCGAGGCGGGCCCCAGCAAGATCTCGCCCTTCCTCATCCCCATGCTCATCTCCAACATGGGGCCCGGGCAGATTTCCATCTTCACCGGCGCCAAGGGGCCGAACATCGTCACCACCACGGCCTGCGCCTCGGGCATCCACGCCATCGGCACGGCCTACAGCGAGATAGTGCTCGGCCGCGCGAAAAGCGTCATCACGGGCGGCGTGGAGGCCACCATCACGCCGCTCGGCGTGGCGGGCTTCACGGCGCTCAAGGCCCTCTCCACCCACTACAACGACGAGCCCACCAAGGCTTCGCGGCCCTTTGACGCCAAGCGCGACGGCTTTGTCATCGGCGAGGGCGCGGGCCTCTTGATGCTTGAGGACCTCGAGAGCGCCAAGGCGCGCGGCGCCAGGATCTATGCCGAGGTCGTGGGCTACGGCGCCTCCGGCGACGCCTACCACATGACCGCCCCGCACGAGACGGGCGAGGGCATGGCCGCGGCCATGACGCGCGCCCTGCGCGACGCGGGCCTCAAGCCCGAGGCGGTGGAGCACATCAACGCCCACGGCACCTCCACCCAGCTCAACGACAGCACGGAAACCAAGGCCATGAAGATCGCCTTCGGCGACCATGCGAAAAACCTCAAGATCTCGGCCACCAAGTCCATGACCGGGCATTTGCTCGGCGCGGCCGGCGGCATCGAGTCCGTGTTCACGGCCCTGGCCCTCAGGGACGAGGTGCTGCCCGGCACCATCAACCTGGAATTTCCCGACCCGGCCTGCGACCTCAACTATCTCTCGGGGGGCACGGAGCGCGTGGCCTGCGAATACGGCATGTGCAATTCCTTCGGCTTCGGCGGCACCAACGCCAGCGTCATCTTCAAGAAGTGGACGGACTAA
- the acpP gene encoding acyl carrier protein, producing MSEVADKVQKIIVDQLGVSADEVKPEASFVEDLGADSLDLTELIMAMEEEFDIEIADEDAQKILKVQDAINYIENNKK from the coding sequence ATGTCTGAAGTTGCCGACAAAGTCCAGAAGATCATCGTTGACCAGCTTGGCGTGAGCGCCGACGAAGTGAAGCCCGAAGCCTCCTTTGTGGAAGACCTGGGCGCTGATTCCCTCGACCTCACCGAGCTCATCATGGCCATGGAAGAGGAATTCGACATCGAGATCGCCGACGAGGACGCCCAGAAGATCCTCAAGGTGCAGGACGCCATCAACTATATCGAAAACAACAAGAAGTAG
- the fabG gene encoding 3-oxoacyl-[acyl-carrier-protein] reductase — protein MTHSSTGQASWAEAPVALVTGGSRGIGRAIARTLARDGYFIILTYVSRPEDAERTVEDIRAAGGEARAFALDVGDDAAVEAFFASEIKDKVNLAVLVNNAGITRDGFLIRMKSEDFDRVLDVNLGGAFACSREAAKIMSRRRAGRIINIASVVGQMGNAGQANYCAAKAGLIGLTKSNARELAARGITVNAVAPGFIETDMTAKLGEDVVKSYVESIPLRRMGTAEDVAEAVAFLASDRAAYITGQVLAVNGGMYC, from the coding sequence ATGACACATTCCAGCACAGGGCAGGCCTCGTGGGCCGAAGCGCCCGTGGCTCTCGTCACCGGGGGTTCGCGCGGCATCGGGCGGGCCATCGCCCGCACGCTCGCCCGTGACGGCTATTTCATTATCCTGACCTATGTGAGCCGCCCCGAAGACGCCGAGCGCACCGTGGAGGACATCCGCGCCGCCGGCGGCGAGGCGCGCGCCTTCGCGCTGGACGTGGGCGACGATGCCGCGGTGGAGGCCTTTTTCGCCTCCGAGATCAAGGACAAGGTCAATCTGGCCGTGCTCGTCAACAATGCGGGCATCACGAGGGACGGCTTCCTCATCCGCATGAAAAGCGAGGACTTTGACCGCGTGCTGGATGTCAACCTCGGCGGCGCTTTCGCGTGCAGCCGCGAGGCAGCGAAAATCATGAGCAGGCGGCGCGCCGGGCGCATCATCAATATCGCCTCGGTGGTCGGCCAGATGGGCAATGCCGGCCAGGCCAACTATTGCGCGGCCAAGGCCGGGCTCATCGGGCTCACCAAGTCCAACGCGCGCGAGCTCGCCGCGCGGGGCATCACGGTCAACGCCGTGGCGCCCGGCTTTATCGAGACGGACATGACGGCCAAGCTCGGCGAGGATGTGGTGAAGTCCTATGTGGAGTCCATCCCCCTGCGCCGCATGGGGACGGCCGAGGACGTGGCCGAGGCCGTGGCCTTCCTTGCGTCGGACAGGGCCGCCTATATCACGGGGCAGGTGCTCGCCGTCAACGGCGGCATGTATTGCTGA
- a CDS encoding beta-ketoacyl-ACP synthase III, whose amino-acid sequence MTLTCHLRALCAHVPETVVTNDDLARLVDTNDQWIVERTGIRRRHRLADTENASDLALAAARRSLAEAGLAPRGLTHVLAATCTPDYISPSIACILAGALDAGPVMALDFSAACTGFIYGLSLGQAFLAQAPQSRILFVCAEAMTRRVNWQDRSTCVLFGDAATACVLDGEGGEGSAAVEDVLCQSDGAQRDLIIVGGGTSCRYAAGDPVDEQFFITMRGRDTYKHAVRQMVQVCETVLSRNGLAMKDIALFVPHQANMRIIEAVGSRLGVERERVFVNVAEYGNTSSASIPLALAEARAAGRIRSGDRVLVTAFGAGLTWGAALLRF is encoded by the coding sequence ATGACCCTTACCTGCCATCTGCGCGCCTTGTGCGCCCATGTGCCCGAAACCGTTGTCACCAACGACGACCTGGCCCGCCTGGTGGATACCAACGACCAGTGGATCGTGGAGCGCACGGGCATCCGGCGCCGGCACAGGCTTGCCGATACCGAAAACGCCTCCGACCTCGCCCTTGCCGCGGCGCGCCGCTCCCTCGCGGAGGCCGGGCTTGCTCCGCGCGGCCTCACCCATGTGCTCGCCGCCACCTGCACGCCGGACTATATTTCGCCTTCCATCGCGTGCATCCTCGCGGGCGCGCTGGACGCCGGGCCGGTCATGGCCCTGGATTTCAGCGCGGCCTGCACGGGCTTTATCTATGGGCTTTCGCTGGGGCAGGCCTTCCTCGCCCAGGCGCCGCAAAGCCGCATCCTCTTCGTGTGCGCCGAGGCCATGACGCGGCGTGTCAACTGGCAGGACAGGAGCACCTGCGTCCTCTTCGGCGACGCGGCGACGGCCTGCGTGCTCGACGGCGAGGGCGGCGAGGGCTCGGCGGCGGTGGAGGACGTGCTCTGCCAGAGCGACGGCGCGCAGCGCGACCTCATCATCGTGGGCGGGGGCACCTCCTGCCGCTACGCCGCGGGCGACCCCGTGGACGAGCAGTTCTTCATCACCATGCGCGGGCGCGACACCTACAAGCACGCCGTGCGCCAGATGGTGCAGGTGTGCGAGACCGTGCTTTCCCGCAACGGCCTTGCCATGAAGGACATCGCGCTCTTCGTGCCGCACCAGGCCAACATGCGCATCATTGAGGCCGTGGGCTCGCGGCTCGGCGTCGAAAGGGAAAGGGTATTCGTGAACGTGGCGGAATACGGCAACACCTCCTCCGCCTCCATCCCGCTGGCGCTGGCCGAGGCCCGCGCGGCTGGCCGCATCCGTTCCGGCGACCGCGTGCTGGTCACGGCCTTCGGCGCCGGGCTCACGTGGGGCGCGGCGCTCTTGCGCTTTTAG
- the plsX gene encoding phosphate acyltransferase PlsX, which yields MREKPVIAVDAMGGDFGPAVVVPGAVEAARLHDLHILLVGDTPKVEAELAKLDLGDARCDIVQADDVVHMNEKPSDILRRKKNASIQVACRLVREGAADGVVSAGHSGATVACGMFIMGRLPGVERPALAALLPTEKDPVVVLDAGANVDCRPYHLFQFGLMGDAFARDLLGYAAPRVSLLSIGEEEGKGNSQVKEAYELLKMAHNLNFIGNAEGRDIFTGDVDVVVCDGFVGNVVVKMSEGLASALVRMLKRVFTTGFIPALGGMLARGAFRKFARTLDYAEYGGAPLLGLQGLAIVCHGRSNARAMTNAIRMSGAYVRKETNARLAETILANEELTRFSRAI from the coding sequence ATGCGCGAGAAGCCCGTCATCGCCGTGGATGCCATGGGCGGGGATTTCGGCCCCGCCGTGGTCGTTCCCGGGGCCGTGGAGGCGGCGCGCCTCCACGACCTTCATATCCTCCTTGTGGGCGACACCCCCAAGGTGGAGGCCGAGCTTGCCAAGCTCGACCTGGGGGACGCCCGTTGTGACATCGTCCAGGCCGACGACGTGGTGCACATGAACGAAAAGCCGTCGGACATCCTGCGGCGCAAGAAGAACGCCTCCATCCAGGTGGCCTGCCGCCTCGTCCGCGAGGGCGCGGCCGACGGCGTGGTCAGCGCCGGGCATTCCGGCGCCACCGTGGCCTGCGGCATGTTCATCATGGGGCGCCTCCCCGGCGTGGAGCGGCCCGCGCTGGCGGCGCTTTTGCCCACCGAGAAGGACCCTGTGGTCGTGCTCGACGCCGGCGCCAATGTGGACTGCCGGCCCTACCATCTTTTCCAGTTCGGCCTCATGGGCGACGCCTTCGCCCGCGATCTGCTCGGCTATGCCGCGCCCCGCGTGAGCCTGCTCAGCATCGGCGAGGAGGAGGGTAAGGGCAACAGCCAGGTCAAGGAAGCCTATGAGCTGCTGAAGATGGCCCACAACCTGAATTTCATCGGCAATGCCGAAGGCCGCGACATTTTCACCGGCGACGTGGACGTGGTCGTCTGCGACGGCTTTGTGGGCAATGTGGTGGTCAAGATGAGCGAGGGGCTCGCCTCCGCTCTCGTGCGCATGTTGAAGCGCGTCTTCACCACAGGCTTCATCCCCGCGCTCGGGGGCATGCTCGCGCGCGGGGCTTTCCGCAAGTTCGCGCGCACCCTCGACTATGCCGAATACGGCGGCGCGCCGCTTTTGGGCCTCCAGGGGCTCGCCATCGTCTGCCACGGCCGTTCCAACGCCCGCGCCATGACCAACGCCATCCGCATGAGCGGCGCCTATGTCCGCAAGGAGACCAATGCCCGCCTCGCGGAGACCATTCTCGCCAACGAGGAGCTGACGCGGTTTTCCCGCGCCATCTGA
- the rpmF gene encoding 50S ribosomal protein L32, with the protein MAVQQNKKSRSRKGMRRSHDRVAKPAVIYCSCGEPTTPHSVCPNCGAYRGRQVIARPESE; encoded by the coding sequence ATGGCTGTTCAGCAAAACAAGAAATCGCGTTCCCGCAAGGGCATGCGCCGTTCCCATGACCGTGTGGCCAAGCCTGCCGTCATCTATTGCTCCTGCGGCGAACCCACCACGCCCCACAGCGTGTGCCCCAACTGCGGCGCCTACCGCGGCCGCCAGGTGATCGCCCGGCCCGAATCCGAGTGA
- the trmD gene encoding tRNA (guanosine(37)-N1)-methyltransferase TrmD has product MRFHLVTLFPEFFASPLATGLMGRAREAGVVEVSFHDPRAFSTDKHHHVDDRPYGGGPGMVLQPGPVAAAVREIATPGRILFLTPAGRPFTQALARECAREADLTLICGRYEGLDARLAAILPLTPVCVGDAVLNGGETAALAVMEAVGRLVPGFMGKEASGEDESFSAGVLEYPHYTRPEVFEGLEVPAVLRNGDHAAIAAWRRREALAATLRQRPELLDEAPLDRADAAALAALPRERPGRNLSFCLLHYPVLLEERKCGASSLTNLDVHDIARISRSYGMGPFYVVTPLEDQLRLLGAILRHWGARGPLRRDRSRALSLVRGVPTLTEAIAEATARAGTAPRLVATSAAWPEKKRDAPPLTPAKVRGWCREGPVLLLLGTARGLAPQVTALCDGRMRPLRFLGDNHLSVRSAAAILADRILGDFC; this is encoded by the coding sequence ATGCGCTTCCATCTGGTCACGCTCTTCCCCGAATTTTTCGCCTCGCCGCTCGCCACGGGCCTCATGGGACGCGCGCGCGAGGCCGGCGTGGTGGAGGTGAGCTTTCACGACCCCCGCGCGTTCAGCACCGACAAGCATCATCATGTGGACGACCGGCCCTATGGCGGCGGGCCGGGCATGGTGCTCCAGCCAGGGCCGGTGGCCGCGGCCGTGCGCGAGATAGCAACGCCCGGCCGCATCCTCTTCCTCACGCCGGCGGGGCGCCCCTTCACCCAGGCCCTCGCCCGCGAATGTGCCCGCGAAGCCGACCTGACCCTCATCTGCGGCCGCTACGAGGGCCTTGACGCGCGCCTTGCCGCCATCCTGCCGCTCACGCCCGTCTGTGTGGGCGACGCCGTGCTCAACGGCGGAGAGACCGCGGCGCTGGCCGTCATGGAGGCCGTGGGGCGCCTTGTGCCCGGCTTCATGGGCAAGGAGGCCTCCGGCGAGGACGAGAGCTTTTCCGCCGGCGTCCTCGAATACCCCCACTATACGCGGCCCGAGGTCTTCGAGGGGCTGGAGGTTCCCGCCGTGCTCCGCAACGGCGACCATGCGGCCATCGCGGCCTGGCGTCGCAGGGAGGCGCTGGCCGCCACCCTGCGCCAGCGCCCGGAGCTGCTGGACGAGGCGCCCCTCGACCGCGCGGACGCCGCCGCCCTCGCCGCCCTCCCCCGGGAGCGGCCCGGCCGCAACCTCTCCTTTTGCCTCCTCCACTATCCTGTCCTCCTCGAAGAGAGAAAATGCGGCGCGTCCTCTTTGACAAATCTTGACGTACACGATATAGCCCGGATTTCGCGCAGCTATGGCATGGGCCCCTTCTATGTGGTGACGCCCCTTGAGGACCAGCTAAGGCTGCTTGGGGCCATCCTCCGCCACTGGGGCGCCCGCGGCCCCTTGCGGCGCGACCGCAGCCGGGCGCTCTCGCTGGTGCGCGGGGTGCCCACGCTCACGGAGGCCATCGCCGAGGCCACGGCCCGCGCGGGCACGGCGCCGCGCCTTGTGGCAACCTCCGCGGCATGGCCGGAGAAAAAGCGCGACGCGCCGCCGCTCACGCCCGCAAAGGTGCGGGGCTGGTGCCGCGAGGGCCCGGTGCTGCTCCTGCTCGGCACGGCGCGCGGCCTCGCGCCCCAAGTGACGGCCCTGTGCGACGGGCGCATGCGGCCCCTGCGTTTTTTGGGCGACAACCATCTTTCCGTGCGCAGCGCGGCGGCCATCCTGGCCGACAGGATACTGGGCGATTTTTGTTGA
- the rplS gene encoding 50S ribosomal protein L19 has product MDIIKKIERENMRMDMPAFRSGDTVKVYLRIVEGEKERIQVFQGNVIRIQRGTTNASFTVRKISDGVGVERIFPINSPFIDHVEVVAQGRVRRSRLYYLRGRKGKAARIKPRARY; this is encoded by the coding sequence ATGGATATCATCAAGAAGATCGAGCGCGAAAACATGCGCATGGACATGCCCGCCTTCCGCTCGGGCGATACCGTCAAGGTGTACCTGCGCATCGTGGAAGGCGAAAAGGAGCGCATCCAGGTCTTTCAGGGCAATGTCATCCGCATCCAGCGCGGCACCACCAATGCCAGCTTCACGGTGCGCAAGATCTCCGACGGCGTGGGCGTGGAGCGCATCTTCCCCATCAACTCGCCCTTCATCGACCATGTGGAGGTCGTGGCCCAGGGCCGCGTGCGCCGCAGCCGCCTCTACTATCTGCGCGGGCGCAAGGGCAAGGCGGCCCGCATCAAGCCGCGCGCCCGCTACTGA